Proteins found in one Gammaproteobacteria bacterium genomic segment:
- the rpoA gene encoding DNA-directed RNA polymerase subunit alpha has protein sequence MASSNELLKPRLVDVNVINSQSAKIVLEPLERGFGHTLGNALRRILLSSIQGCAIVEAQIEGVLHEYTAIEGVQEDVVDILLNLKGVAIKMHNKNEAMLTVNKNGPGVLTAADIQGDHDIEIVNPDHVIAHLTTGSSINMTLKVAKGRGYVPSTQRTSDEDRPIGALMLDASFSPVRRVSYSVESARVEQRTNLDKLIIDLQTDGTVDPEETVRKAAGILQQQLTVFVDLQGDEQEEQAPSEAEIDPILMRPVDDLELTVRSANCLKAENIYYIGDLIQRTEVELLKTPNLGKKSLTEIKDVLGSHGLSLGMRLENWPPAHMKDERKSII, from the coding sequence ATGGCAAGTTCAAACGAGTTACTTAAGCCTAGGTTAGTTGACGTTAATGTCATTAACTCTCAGAGCGCAAAAATAGTCTTAGAGCCATTAGAAAGAGGCTTTGGTCATACGCTTGGGAATGCTTTACGACGCATTTTGCTTTCTTCAATTCAAGGATGTGCCATTGTAGAGGCGCAGATTGAAGGGGTATTGCACGAATACACTGCTATCGAAGGTGTTCAAGAAGATGTTGTCGATATTTTGCTAAACCTAAAAGGTGTAGCAATTAAAATGCACAACAAAAACGAAGCCATGCTAACTGTTAATAAGAATGGTCCTGGTGTGTTAACTGCAGCAGACATTCAAGGTGACCATGATATTGAGATCGTCAACCCAGACCATGTGATTGCGCATCTAACAACAGGTAGCTCAATTAATATGACATTAAAAGTAGCAAAGGGCCGTGGGTACGTTCCTTCAACACAAAGAACATCTGACGAAGATCGCCCAATTGGTGCATTAATGCTAGATGCTAGCTTCAGTCCGGTTCGACGTGTGTCTTATTCAGTAGAAAGTGCGCGTGTAGAGCAACGTACTAATTTAGATAAATTGATTATTGATTTGCAAACAGATGGCACTGTTGACCCAGAAGAAACAGTACGCAAAGCGGCGGGAATTCTTCAGCAACAATTAACTGTCTTTGTTGACCTTCAAGGTGATGAGCAAGAAGAGCAAGCACCAAGTGAAGCTGAGATTGACCCAATTCTAATGCGTCCAGTTGACGACTTAGAGCTAACAGTCAGATCTGCAAACTGCTTGAAAGCAGAGAATATTTACTACATTGGTGACTTAATTCAACGCACTGAAGTGGAGTTATTGAAAACGCCAAACTTGGGTAAGAAGTCATTAACAGAAATAAAAGATGTGCTTGGTTCACATGGTCTATCGCTTGGTATGCGATTAGAAAATTGGCCACCGGCGCATATGAAAGATGAACGCAAATCAATCATATAA
- the rplQ gene encoding 50S ribosomal protein L17, with amino-acid sequence MRHRHSGRKLNRTDAHRNAMFQNMAVSLVEHEVIKTTLPKAKELRKVLEPLITRAKDDTVSQRRVVFSRLRDKAAVGKLFTELGPRYKERPGGYLRILKCGFRSGDNAPMALVELVDRPE; translated from the coding sequence ATGCGACACAGACATTCAGGTAGAAAATTAAATCGTACAGACGCACATCGTAACGCTATGTTTCAAAACATGGCGGTTTCACTAGTCGAGCATGAAGTAATTAAAACAACACTACCAAAAGCTAAAGAATTGCGAAAAGTACTTGAGCCATTAATTACTCGAGCAAAAGACGACACTGTTTCACAACGACGTGTTGTGTTTTCACGTTTACGTGATAAAGCGGCTGTAGGAAAATTGTTTACAGAATTAGGTCCGCGATACAAAGAACGTCCAGGCGGTTATCTACGTATTCTTAAATGTGGTTTCCGCAGTGGAGATAATGCACCAATGGCGTTAGTGGAGTTGGTTGATCGACCAGAATAA
- a CDS encoding S8 family serine peptidase — MQRVIHYIGMLLCWLLIHSSLYANDTSDSRVSHSSEIKALKLQVKESKIVYKSMQYVRESVSPNLLKLVRDAQTQESSVNFIVNLHDDSCESEIEARSNWNVSEKINLMKELRKEVQSDLMKRMNSIKPLLIRNYDPFNSMEVSVQNEEELLNLMRDPRVKSVRPIVELKPLLSESLPLIKHNLAQSQGYTGEGISVAVVDSGIDYLNGNFGSCAIPVSTANPNCSVIVDMDFGVIDGAGGDSLSDHGTRVAATVLGVAGDVNIIGLDVFEDSGPDALAPSSTIMQALQWVATNASTYNIAAVNLSLGGGLFSGNCDSDFSAGFDAGIFSTLQTLGVVPVVASGNDGVKTQISSPACYSDAVSVGAVSDTTLSAAGFIFNYDAVDSYSNSSSELDLLAPGSLIAVPGLIGSAFGTSFAAPHVSGASALLRASNAFPDETVQQTIDRLATSGDLITDTIGGKITPRINVARALELIDSPDITYPLTGTTLASANETVSWDAMGTVPQYWAVLVGSNGLGSYDVHHSGVLSGSSTSNAVSFPTDGREVTVGLYAFINGAWNTMDSEVVNTFMAPPPAAPEITSPLTGTTLTSSSVTVSWDAMGTVPQYWAVLVGSNGLGSYDVHHSGVLSGSSTSNAVSFPTDGREVTVGLYAFINGAWNTMDSEVVNTFMAPPPAAPEITSPLTGTTLTSSSVTVSWDAMGTVPQYWAVLVGSNGLGSYDVHHSGVLSGSSTSNAVSFPTDGREVTVGLYAFINGAWNTMDSEVVNTFMAPPPAAPEITSPLTGTTLTSSSVTVSWDAMGTVPQYWAVLVGSNGLGSYDVHHSGVLSGSSTSNAVSFPTDGREVTVGLYAFINGAWNTMDSEVVNTFMAPPPAAPEITSPLTGTTLTSSSVTVSWDAMGTVPQYWAVLVGSNGLGSYDVHHSGVLSGSSTSNAVSFPTDGREVTVGLYAFINGAWNTMDSEVVNTFMAPPPAAPEITSPLTGTTLTSSSVTVSWDAMGTVPQYWAVLVGSNGLGSYDVHHSGVLSGSSTSNAVSFPTDGREVTVGLYAFINGAWNTMDSEVVTTSN; from the coding sequence ATGCAAAGAGTAATACACTATATAGGTATGTTGTTGTGTTGGTTGCTTATTCATTCCTCTCTGTATGCAAACGATACTAGCGATAGTCGTGTTAGCCATTCTTCGGAAATTAAAGCATTAAAACTTCAAGTTAAAGAATCAAAGATTGTATATAAGAGTATGCAATATGTTCGTGAATCTGTGTCGCCAAATTTATTGAAATTGGTTAGGGATGCGCAGACTCAGGAATCAAGTGTAAATTTTATTGTGAACTTGCATGATGATAGTTGTGAAAGTGAAATAGAGGCTAGATCCAATTGGAACGTCAGTGAAAAAATAAATTTAATGAAAGAACTTAGAAAAGAAGTTCAATCAGATTTGATGAAAAGGATGAATAGTATCAAGCCACTATTAATTCGGAATTATGATCCTTTTAATTCAATGGAAGTTTCTGTTCAAAACGAAGAAGAGCTTCTAAATTTAATGCGAGATCCTAGAGTAAAGTCAGTGCGGCCAATTGTTGAGCTGAAGCCGCTATTGTCAGAATCATTGCCTTTAATAAAGCATAATCTGGCACAGTCTCAAGGATATACAGGTGAGGGTATCTCCGTAGCGGTTGTAGATAGTGGAATAGATTATCTAAATGGTAATTTTGGTAGTTGCGCTATTCCGGTAAGTACAGCTAACCCTAACTGCTCAGTTATCGTTGATATGGATTTTGGAGTAATAGATGGTGCTGGCGGTGATAGTTTGTCGGACCACGGTACTCGTGTGGCAGCAACAGTTTTAGGTGTTGCTGGTGATGTAAATATTATTGGTTTAGATGTATTTGAAGATTCTGGTCCAGATGCTTTAGCGCCATCCTCAACCATTATGCAGGCTTTGCAGTGGGTGGCGACAAATGCCTCAACATATAATATTGCTGCTGTTAATCTTAGTTTAGGTGGCGGTTTATTCTCAGGTAATTGTGATAGTGATTTTAGCGCAGGATTTGATGCTGGTATATTTTCGACACTACAGACTTTGGGTGTAGTCCCAGTTGTTGCTAGTGGTAATGATGGTGTAAAAACTCAAATTAGTTCCCCCGCATGTTATTCAGACGCAGTGTCAGTTGGAGCGGTGAGCGATACAACACTTAGCGCTGCCGGGTTTATTTTTAATTATGATGCTGTTGATAGTTACTCAAACAGTTCATCTGAACTAGATTTATTGGCGCCTGGTTCGCTTATTGCAGTTCCAGGTTTGATTGGATCCGCTTTTGGTACTTCATTTGCCGCGCCACATGTTAGTGGTGCATCAGCATTATTGCGTGCATCGAATGCATTTCCTGATGAAACGGTTCAACAAACTATAGATAGGCTTGCTACTAGCGGCGATTTAATAACAGATACGATTGGCGGAAAAATCACTCCGCGCATAAATGTAGCAAGAGCGCTTGAACTTATCGATTCTCCAGACATCACTTACCCGTTAACAGGGACAACGCTGGCCAGTGCAAACGAGACAGTGTCATGGGATGCGATGGGGACAGTGCCACAGTATTGGGCGGTGTTAGTTGGTAGCAATGGACTCGGTAGTTATGATGTACATCATAGCGGTGTATTGTCAGGCAGTAGTACGAGTAACGCAGTGTCATTTCCCACGGATGGACGAGAAGTGACCGTGGGATTGTATGCATTTATAAATGGTGCATGGAACACTATGGATTCAGAAGTGGTGAATACGTTTATGGCGCCACCACCAGCTGCGCCCGAGATCACCAGTCCATTAACAGGGACGACATTAACAAGTAGCAGTGTCACGGTGTCATGGGATGCGATGGGGACAGTGCCACAGTATTGGGCGGTGTTAGTTGGTAGCAATGGACTCGGTAGTTATGATGTACATCATAGCGGTGTATTGTCAGGCAGTAGTACGAGTAACGCAGTGTCATTTCCCACGGATGGACGAGAAGTGACCGTGGGATTGTATGCATTTATAAATGGTGCATGGAACACTATGGATTCAGAAGTGGTGAATACGTTTATGGCGCCACCACCAGCTGCGCCCGAGATCACCAGTCCATTAACAGGGACGACATTAACAAGTAGCAGTGTCACGGTGTCATGGGATGCGATGGGGACAGTGCCACAGTATTGGGCGGTGTTAGTTGGTAGCAATGGACTCGGTAGTTATGATGTACATCATAGCGGTGTATTGTCAGGCAGTAGTACGAGTAACGCAGTGTCATTTCCCACGGATGGACGAGAAGTGACCGTGGGATTGTATGCATTTATAAATGGTGCATGGAACACTATGGATTCAGAAGTGGTGAACACGTTTATGGCGCCACCACCAGCTGCGCCCGAGATCACCAGTCCATTAACAGGGACGACATTAACAAGTAGCAGTGTCACGGTGTCATGGGATGCGATGGGGACAGTGCCACAGTATTGGGCGGTGTTAGTTGGTAGCAATGGACTCGGTAGTTATGATGTACATCATAGCGGTGTATTGTCAGGCAGTAGTACGAGTAACGCAGTGTCATTTCCCACGGATGGACGAGAAGTGACCGTGGGATTGTATGCATTTATAAATGGTGCATGGAACACTATGGATTCAGAAGTGGTGAACACGTTTATGGCGCCACCACCAGCTGCGCCCGAGATCACCAGTCCATTAACAGGGACGACATTAACAAGTAGCAGTGTCACGGTGTCATGGGATGCGATGGGCACGGTGCCACAGTATTGGGCGGTGTTAGTTGGTAGCAATGGACTCGGTAGTTATGATGTACATCATAGCGGTGTATTGTCAGGCAGTAGTACGAGTAACGCAGTGTCATTTCCCACGGATGGACGAGAAGTGACCGTGGGATTGTATGCATTTATAAATGGTGCATGGAACACTATGGATTCAGAAGTGGTGAACACGTTTATGGCGCCACCACCAGCTGCGCCCGAGATCACCAGTCCATTAACAGGGACGACATTAACAAGTAGCAGTGTCACGGTGTCATGGGATGCGATGGGGACAGTGCCACAGTATTGGGCGGTGTTAGTTGGTAGCAATGGACTCGGTAGTTATGATGTACATCATAGCGGTGTATTGTCAGGCAGTAGTACGAGTAACGCAGTGTCATTTCCCACGGATGGACGAGAAGTGACCGTGGGATTGTATGCATTTATAAATGGTGCATGGAACACTATGGATTCAGAAGTGGTAACGACTTCTAATTAG
- the uvrA gene encoding excinuclease ABC subunit UvrA encodes MAAIKIRGARTHNLKNIDLDLPRDELIVITGLSGSGKSSLAFDTIFAEGQRRYVESLSAYARQFLARLEKPDVDTIEGLSPAISIEQKSTSHNPRSTVGTITEIYDYLRLLYARVGTPKCPNHGNDLNAQTVSQMVDKVMEMPADSRLMLLAPVVQNRKGEHLQLFQQLHAQGFLRARIDGEVYELDEPPKLDLRKKHTIEVVVDRFKVKSGIELRLAESFETALKLADDIAEIAFMDDPKAASLLFSARFACPICGYSVSELEPRLFSFNNPIGACQSCDGLGIEEYFDPELIVSSPQLSCAGGAIRGWDRRNAHYFQMIQSLATHYEFDIEAPFETLDEELQEIILYGSGEEIIDFKYINEKGRSVTKKHAFEGIIPNMERRFDQTDSHLVRDELSKYLSEQSCESCHGDRLNTQARHVFVSDRNLPSLTAISIKQALTFFEEIELQGHRAQVGAKVINEIRDRLSFLVNVGLDYLSLDRSADTLSGGEAQRIRLASQIGSGLVGVMYVLDEPSIGLHQRDNQRLLNTLTRLRDIGNTVIVVEHDEEAIRAADYVVDIGPGAGIHGGVIVAQGTPKQVCDNNNSLTGQYLSGKQAIGIPTKRTPVDAEKILTVRGASGNNLKSINVDFPIGLFIAVTGVSGSGKSTLINNTLYAAAARHLNKSSIAVSQYEEIEGLEHFDKVVEIDQSPIGRTPRSNPATYTGLFTPIRELFSGTQEARSRGYTPGRFSFNVKGGRCEACQGDGVIRVEMHFLPDVYVPCDVCKSKRYNRETLEIQYKGKNIYDVLQMTIEDALEFFNAVPVIKRKLDTLVAVGLTYITLGQSATTLSGGEAQRVKLSRELSKRDTGKTLYILDEPTTGLHFHDVEQLLTVLHKLRDHGNTLIVIEHNLDVIKTADWVIDLGPEGGSGGGEVVSIGTPEQTTNCTPSYTGRYLKSILFN; translated from the coding sequence ATGGCGGCGATTAAAATTCGCGGGGCTCGCACCCATAACTTAAAAAACATTGATTTAGATTTACCGCGTGATGAATTGATTGTAATTACAGGCCTATCAGGTTCAGGTAAATCTTCACTCGCATTTGACACAATTTTTGCTGAAGGACAGCGCCGTTACGTTGAATCTTTATCCGCCTATGCTCGACAGTTTTTAGCGCGATTAGAAAAACCCGATGTCGACACAATTGAAGGCCTATCTCCAGCCATCTCAATTGAGCAAAAATCGACCTCGCATAACCCACGCTCAACTGTAGGAACAATCACCGAGATATATGACTATTTACGTCTTCTATATGCGCGTGTAGGCACACCCAAATGCCCCAATCACGGTAATGACCTTAACGCGCAAACCGTTAGCCAAATGGTCGATAAAGTCATGGAGATGCCTGCTGATAGCCGTCTGATGCTATTAGCTCCTGTCGTTCAGAATCGCAAAGGTGAGCATTTACAGTTATTCCAGCAACTCCATGCACAGGGCTTTTTACGTGCTCGCATCGATGGAGAAGTCTACGAATTAGACGAGCCACCTAAACTGGATTTGCGCAAAAAACATACAATTGAAGTGGTTGTAGATCGCTTTAAGGTCAAATCTGGCATAGAACTGCGACTCGCAGAATCTTTTGAGACCGCATTAAAACTTGCTGACGATATTGCCGAAATTGCCTTTATGGATGACCCCAAAGCAGCGTCATTATTATTCTCTGCACGATTTGCCTGTCCAATCTGTGGATATAGCGTAAGCGAATTAGAACCACGCCTATTCTCATTCAACAATCCAATTGGTGCTTGCCAGAGCTGCGATGGTTTAGGTATAGAAGAGTATTTTGATCCAGAATTAATTGTTAGCTCACCGCAACTCAGTTGTGCTGGTGGAGCTATTCGCGGTTGGGACCGCCGAAATGCACATTACTTTCAGATGATTCAATCACTTGCTACGCACTATGAATTTGATATAGAAGCGCCATTTGAAACACTAGATGAAGAGCTGCAAGAAATCATTTTATACGGCAGCGGCGAAGAAATAATTGATTTCAAATATATCAATGAAAAAGGACGTAGCGTCACTAAGAAACATGCCTTTGAAGGAATCATTCCAAACATGGAAAGGCGTTTTGATCAAACCGACTCACATCTTGTTAGAGATGAACTTAGCAAATACTTATCAGAACAATCATGCGAAAGTTGTCATGGTGACCGCTTAAACACTCAAGCAAGACATGTATTTGTCAGTGACCGCAACTTGCCATCTTTGACAGCCATTTCAATTAAGCAAGCATTAACTTTTTTTGAAGAAATTGAACTTCAAGGCCATCGTGCGCAAGTTGGTGCAAAAGTCATTAATGAAATTCGTGATCGCTTATCATTTTTAGTCAATGTTGGACTAGACTACTTAAGCTTAGATAGAAGTGCTGACACATTATCAGGCGGCGAAGCGCAACGTATTCGCTTAGCCTCTCAGATAGGTTCAGGCTTAGTTGGTGTAATGTATGTATTAGATGAACCTTCCATAGGGTTACATCAGAGAGATAATCAGCGTCTTCTTAATACATTAACTCGCTTACGTGATATAGGAAACACTGTCATTGTAGTTGAACATGATGAAGAAGCAATTCGAGCAGCAGATTATGTCGTTGATATTGGCCCAGGCGCAGGCATACATGGCGGTGTAATAGTTGCTCAAGGCACGCCTAAACAAGTATGTGATAACAATAATTCTCTGACAGGACAATATTTGTCTGGTAAGCAAGCAATAGGAATCCCTACTAAACGAACACCTGTCGATGCAGAAAAAATTCTTACTGTTCGTGGTGCGAGTGGAAACAATCTCAAATCAATCAATGTTGATTTTCCTATTGGATTATTCATTGCCGTAACAGGAGTTTCTGGTTCAGGCAAGTCAACACTGATAAACAATACACTATACGCTGCTGCTGCAAGACATTTAAATAAATCAAGCATCGCAGTCTCACAGTATGAAGAAATAGAGGGCCTGGAACATTTCGATAAAGTTGTAGAAATTGATCAAAGTCCGATTGGTAGAACACCGCGCTCAAACCCAGCCACATATACTGGCTTGTTCACACCTATTCGTGAATTATTTTCAGGCACACAAGAAGCGCGCTCACGCGGATACACTCCCGGGCGATTCAGCTTCAATGTTAAAGGTGGTCGCTGTGAAGCATGCCAGGGTGATGGTGTAATTCGCGTAGAGATGCATTTTTTACCCGATGTTTATGTGCCATGTGATGTATGCAAAAGTAAACGCTATAACCGCGAAACTTTAGAAATTCAGTACAAAGGTAAAAATATCTACGACGTTCTGCAAATGACAATAGAAGATGCACTAGAATTTTTTAATGCTGTGCCAGTGATTAAACGTAAACTAGACACTCTCGTTGCTGTAGGACTGACATATATAACACTAGGGCAAAGTGCAACCACTCTTTCAGGTGGTGAAGCACAACGGGTAAAACTATCACGCGAGTTATCTAAGCGAGACACAGGAAAAACACTTTATATACTGGATGAACCTACAACCGGATTACACTTCCATGACGTGGAACAGCTGTTAACTGTACTACATAAACTTAGAGATCACGGCAACACATTAATTGTGATCGAACATAATTTGGATGTAATTAAAACAGCCGATTGGGTAATTGACCTTGGACCAGAAGGAGGCTCGGGAGGTGGAGAAGTCGTCTCTATAGGAACGCCAGAGCAAACAACAAATTGCACACCATCCTACACCGGCAGATACTTAAAAAGTATATTGTTTAATTAA
- a CDS encoding MFS transporter yields MNSIERRAAISLALIYATRMLGLFMILPVFAIYAEQLTDVTPLLVGLAIGIYGLTQAAFQIPFGTWSDKIGRKPVIITGLAIFMLGSVIAAQADSIYWVIVGRAMQGMGAIASAIMALASDLTREEQRTKVMAIIGASIGASFMLALVLGPVLQAWVGVPGIFWITAILAVMGIIIVAALIPTPVQAGQKTAVVNRATLGSVLSDSQLLRLDAGVFLLHMALTAIFVVVPLILRDQYQIIPAQHWKVYLTVMIVSLILLVPTIIVSEKYKKIKIAFSFAIFICAIGLLVMAWSSQSFKVFFISMVMFFWGFNFLEASMPSLVSKLSNPLNKGMSMGVFSSSQFLGAFAGGVMAGLLLQNFDQNAVFLFAFVMFLIWFLVAFSMQTPVDFMSYTAHLGKIKSSQIEQVAVSLQALPGVAEATVIPEEGIAYLRVNRDTFEEDKVKQFCTQLN; encoded by the coding sequence ATGAACTCGATTGAGCGTCGTGCAGCAATATCGCTTGCGCTGATATACGCCACGCGCATGCTTGGTTTATTCATGATATTGCCGGTGTTTGCTATATATGCCGAACAACTAACGGATGTCACGCCCTTGTTAGTGGGGTTAGCGATCGGTATTTATGGACTCACTCAAGCGGCATTTCAAATTCCGTTTGGTACATGGTCAGATAAAATTGGCCGCAAGCCCGTAATTATTACAGGCTTAGCTATTTTTATGCTCGGTAGTGTCATTGCTGCTCAAGCGGATTCAATTTATTGGGTAATTGTTGGGCGTGCGATGCAAGGAATGGGTGCTATTGCATCAGCTATTATGGCATTAGCTTCAGATCTAACCCGAGAAGAACAGCGCACTAAAGTAATGGCCATTATTGGTGCCAGTATTGGCGCTTCATTTATGCTGGCGTTAGTATTAGGTCCGGTCTTGCAGGCATGGGTAGGTGTGCCGGGGATTTTTTGGATCACTGCCATACTTGCTGTGATGGGAATCATCATTGTTGCAGCTTTAATTCCTACACCAGTTCAAGCGGGGCAAAAAACGGCGGTAGTAAATCGAGCAACCCTAGGTTCTGTTTTGAGCGATTCACAGTTGTTACGGCTAGATGCTGGAGTTTTTCTTTTGCATATGGCATTAACCGCCATTTTTGTTGTTGTTCCTCTGATTTTGAGAGACCAATATCAAATTATCCCTGCGCAGCATTGGAAGGTTTACTTAACAGTAATGATTGTTTCATTAATATTGTTAGTGCCAACAATTATAGTTTCTGAAAAATATAAAAAGATAAAAATAGCATTTAGTTTTGCGATCTTTATATGTGCTATTGGATTGCTAGTAATGGCTTGGAGCTCGCAAAGCTTCAAAGTTTTCTTTATTTCAATGGTAATGTTTTTCTGGGGTTTTAACTTTCTTGAGGCTAGTATGCCTTCATTGGTCTCTAAGTTGAGTAACCCTTTGAATAAAGGTATGTCCATGGGCGTATTTTCCAGCAGTCAATTCCTAGGGGCTTTCGCTGGTGGTGTCATGGCTGGATTATTACTGCAAAATTTTGATCAAAATGCGGTATTTTTGTTCGCATTTGTTATGTTTTTGATTTGGTTTCTAGTAGCATTCTCTATGCAGACACCTGTAGATTTCATGAGCTATACCGCTCATCTAGGTAAGATAAAATCATCTCAAATAGAGCAGGTTGCGGTTTCATTGCAAGCGTTACCTGGAGTCGCAGAAGCAACAGTGATTCCAGAGGAAGGTATTGCTTACTTGCGGGTCAACAGAGACACATTTGAAGAAGATAAAGTTAAACAGTTCTGCACACAATTAAATTAA
- the ssb gene encoding single-stranded DNA-binding protein encodes MARGVNKVIIVGNLGQDPEVKYMPSGQAVCNISVATTDSWSDKATGEKQEKTEWHRVVFFRRLAEIAGEYLRKGSQVYIEGRLQTRKWQDQSGADKYTTEIIANEMQMLGGRGGGASGGGFDAPPAADEGYGSSSPKAAKPAPSTADDFDDDIPF; translated from the coding sequence ATGGCGCGAGGTGTAAATAAAGTAATTATCGTTGGTAATTTAGGCCAAGATCCAGAGGTGAAGTATATGCCTAGCGGGCAAGCAGTTTGCAACATTAGTGTTGCCACTACTGATAGCTGGAGCGATAAAGCCACAGGTGAAAAACAAGAAAAAACTGAATGGCATCGTGTTGTTTTTTTTAGAAGACTTGCAGAAATTGCTGGTGAGTACCTTCGTAAAGGATCACAAGTATATATCGAAGGGCGATTACAAACGCGAAAGTGGCAGGATCAAAGCGGTGCAGATAAATACACCACAGAAATCATTGCCAACGAAATGCAAATGTTAGGTGGTCGCGGCGGCGGTGCCAGCGGTGGTGGGTTTGATGCGCCTCCAGCAGCTGATGAAGGTTATGGTAGCTCAAGTCCAAAAGCTGCAAAACCTGCTCCCAGTACTGCAGATGATTTTGATGATGATATTCCGTTTTGA
- a CDS encoding glycosyltransferase family 4 protein, protein MNKIKLLIIAPTFYPVHGGAGLRFYRYLPFLYENNIEVTVVCGTPKLKKFTREDHQADWVHAVDGELISELEISNAKILKYKIHGESAKKRSEILLNKAIERSEDQNTKPDVVHIIAPMPFKVLSQLGKLRAMGVKLVYSHTIAKKYSENILLEKIQKWKVRKINQHYHSIIVQSASMKETLLKDNSKANIRIILNGVDTDKFCPLENEQDKQNLRNKLGLPIDAKLITLVGAVHPRKGTDLLVEAWSVLVRKFQDMHLIIIGPRYDQSRKELKQFKDAMEQMIKSSASESNIHFLGQVDNVNEYLQISDLFVFPSKREGMPNAVLEAMSTGVAVILTPFIGLSKEMGDEGSEYLLSQRSSNEIAKNICYVLENNELQTNLARCARNWVVDYMGLASTIRSHADLYRHLLT, encoded by the coding sequence TTGAATAAAATTAAACTACTAATTATTGCTCCTACATTTTATCCAGTACATGGAGGGGCGGGACTGCGCTTCTATCGATATCTCCCTTTTCTATACGAAAATAATATAGAAGTGACAGTCGTCTGTGGTACGCCAAAATTAAAAAAATTCACACGAGAAGACCATCAGGCTGATTGGGTGCATGCTGTCGATGGGGAGTTGATTTCTGAATTAGAGATTTCAAATGCGAAAATACTTAAATATAAAATACATGGTGAAAGTGCAAAAAAAAGATCTGAAATATTATTAAATAAAGCGATTGAGCGTAGTGAGGATCAAAATACCAAACCAGATGTGGTGCATATCATTGCTCCCATGCCATTTAAAGTGCTTAGCCAACTTGGAAAGTTGAGAGCGATGGGGGTAAAGCTGGTGTATTCACATACTATTGCTAAAAAATACTCAGAGAATATTTTGCTTGAGAAAATTCAAAAATGGAAGGTTCGAAAAATCAATCAGCACTACCATTCGATTATTGTTCAGTCAGCATCAATGAAAGAGACTCTTTTAAAGGATAATTCTAAAGCAAATATTCGTATTATTTTAAATGGGGTGGATACAGATAAATTTTGTCCGCTTGAAAATGAACAAGATAAACAAAATTTAAGAAACAAACTTGGATTGCCTATTGATGCTAAGCTCATCACTCTAGTGGGCGCCGTGCATCCAAGAAAAGGTACAGATTTGTTAGTTGAAGCTTGGTCTGTCTTGGTAAGGAAATTTCAAGATATGCATTTGATAATCATCGGACCTAGGTACGACCAGTCACGCAAAGAGCTGAAGCAATTTAAAGATGCTATGGAACAGATGATAAAGAGTTCTGCCAGTGAGTCTAATATACATTTTCTCGGCCAAGTGGATAATGTTAATGAATATTTGCAAATATCGGATTTATTTGTTTTCCCCTCAAAAAGAGAAGGCATGCCAAATGCAGTATTGGAAGCAATGTCTACTGGTGTAGCTGTTATTCTCACGCCTTTTATCGGTCTATCAAAAGAAATGGGTGATGAAGGAAGTGAATACCTTCTTTCGCAGCGATCTAGCAATGAAATAGCAAAAAACATTTGCTATGTCTTAGAAAATAATGAGCTGCAGACTAACCTTGCAAGATGTGCTCGTAATTGGGTTGTTGATTATATGGGCCTTGCATCAACTATCAGATCACATGCAGACCTTTACAGGCATTTGTTAACTTAA